One Eurosta solidaginis isolate ZX-2024a chromosome 5, ASM4086904v1, whole genome shotgun sequence DNA segment encodes these proteins:
- the LOC137254000 gene encoding uncharacterized protein isoform X1, translated as MDEMEATPPTPATKKKVRKLAEHWTNERMEKLINEVESREGTWNFLSKEYKDRNARESLCQEIAEIMELPRSEVSTKWNSLRCSFRAAFNKMGQTKSWQGSTSSTANPIHASLKFLEPMMRNEAPTTSNLNHKSQIPSLGSASASEHSPEESSPTPSTSGTKRRRYDNCHEDGYAKVVERCLETVTAATKSDAWDDVGQFVASNGRLWEASNPQHAHEFKSNIYEVVLTFQKGLQRSIQQNI; from the exons ATGGACGAAATGGAAGCCACGCCACCAACCCCTGCAACCAAAAAAAAAGTGCGAAAGCTAGCGGAACATTGGACAAACGAGCGAATGGAAAAACTAATTAATGAAGTGGAGTCGAGGGAAGGGACCTGGAACTTCTTGTCCAAAGAATATAAGGACAGGAATGCAAGGGAATCCCTTTGCCAAGAAATTGCTGAAATTATGGAGCTGCCTAGGTCGGAGGTATCCACAAAGTGGAACAGTCTTCGTTGTTCGTTTCGG GCCGCATTTAATAAAATGGGACAGACAAAGAGTTGGCAAGGGTCAACGTCGTCTACAGCAAACCCTATACACGCATCCCTTAAATTTTTAGAACCAATGATGCGAAATGAAGCGCCAACAACTTCGAACTTGAATCAT AAAAGCCAAATCCCATCACTTGGATCTGCATCTGCTTCCGAACATTCTCCAGAAGAGTCCTCTCCGACACCATCCACATCAGGCACAAAGCGACGAAGATATGACAATTGTCATGAGGATGGTTACGCCAAAGTTGTTGAGCGGTGCTTAGAAACTGTAACTGCTGCTACAAAAAGTGATGCTTGGGATGATGTCGGACAATTTGTTGCCTCAAATGGACGCCTGTGGGAAGCCTCAAATCCCCAACATGCACACGAATTTAAATCAAATATTTATGAGGTTGTACTCACATTTCAGAAAGGCTTACAGAG GTCTATCCAGCAGAATATCTGA
- the LOC137254000 gene encoding uncharacterized protein isoform X2 produces the protein MDEMEATPPTPATKKKVRKLAEHWTNERMEKLINEVESREGTWNFLSKEYKDRNARESLCQEIAEIMELPRSEVSTKWNSLRCSFRKSQIPSLGSASASEHSPEESSPTPSTSGTKRRRYDNCHEDGYAKVVERCLETVTAATKSDAWDDVGQFVASNGRLWEASNPQHAHEFKSNIYEVVLTFQKGLQRSIQQNI, from the exons ATGGACGAAATGGAAGCCACGCCACCAACCCCTGCAACCAAAAAAAAAGTGCGAAAGCTAGCGGAACATTGGACAAACGAGCGAATGGAAAAACTAATTAATGAAGTGGAGTCGAGGGAAGGGACCTGGAACTTCTTGTCCAAAGAATATAAGGACAGGAATGCAAGGGAATCCCTTTGCCAAGAAATTGCTGAAATTATGGAGCTGCCTAGGTCGGAGGTATCCACAAAGTGGAACAGTCTTCGTTGTTCGTTTCGG AAAAGCCAAATCCCATCACTTGGATCTGCATCTGCTTCCGAACATTCTCCAGAAGAGTCCTCTCCGACACCATCCACATCAGGCACAAAGCGACGAAGATATGACAATTGTCATGAGGATGGTTACGCCAAAGTTGTTGAGCGGTGCTTAGAAACTGTAACTGCTGCTACAAAAAGTGATGCTTGGGATGATGTCGGACAATTTGTTGCCTCAAATGGACGCCTGTGGGAAGCCTCAAATCCCCAACATGCACACGAATTTAAATCAAATATTTATGAGGTTGTACTCACATTTCAGAAAGGCTTACAGAG GTCTATCCAGCAGAATATCTGA